A region of the Streptomyces sp. NBC_00442 genome:
GACGCCCGCGACCGGAGCGCCCTTGGCCTGGACGGGCGCGCCGCCGGCGAGGAACAGCGTGCCCGGGATGTCCTTGAGGTTGGGGGTCTGGGCGAGCCGCCCGGCCAGGACGGAGGTGGGCGCGTTCCAGGAGACGGCGGTGTACGCCTTGCGCTCGGCCGACTCGGGCGACTGCGGGCCCGCACCGTCGCCGCGCAGCGTGACCAGGGTGTTGCCGTCACGGTCGACGACGGCGACGGACACCTTCTGGTGGTCCTTGCCGGCGGCGTCGAGCGCCGCCTGGGCGGCCTTGGTGGCGGCCGCGACGGTCAGGTGGGTGGAGGTGGTGAGGTTGCGGTCGCCCGCGTCGGCCTTGACGGCGCCCGCGGCCGGGGTGGCACGGGCGGCCGGGGTGGCCGCGTTGGCGGAGACGACGCCGAAGGTTCCGGCGGCGCCGATGGCGAGGGCGGTGACGGAGAGGGCGAGCTTCTTGTTCTTCACGGTGAGGCCCTTCGTGGCGGTGAGGTTCATGCTTCGATCCTCGCGGCGCGCGCGCCCCTTCCCCGTCGGCGAACCGGCTGCCTCCGGGCGCCGGATCGGCCGACCCGCCTGTCAGCCGATCGGATGATGCGAGGGTGGGTACGCCGGGTGACGATGGGGCGTACGCGCAGGTACCGATGAGGTGTACGCGCAGGCGATGAGGCGTACGCGCAGGCGGTAGGTGTGGCAGGCGGTAGGCGGGACGGGACGGGACGGGAAGGAGGGCGATGGTGGAGGACGGCGAGGCGCGCGCGGCGAGCGGCGGGCACGCGTCGGTGAGCGATGGACACGCCTCGGTGAGCGGCGGGCACGGGCTGGCGCGCGGCGCGGAAGACCGCACGGCGGGCGGGCCGCGGCTCGGTGCGACGGGGCTTGGCGGTGACGACGCCGCCGGGACCGAGCGGTGGCTGCCCGTGGTGATGCACGCCGCGTTCTTCCTGCTCCTCGGCGCCTCGCTCGCGCGGTTCCTCATCCGCCACCCCGGCGAGCCCCGCACCCCCTGGA
Encoded here:
- a CDS encoding GlcG/HbpS family heme-binding protein, coding for MNLTATKGLTVKNKKLALSVTALAIGAAGTFGVVSANAATPAARATPAAGAVKADAGDRNLTTSTHLTVAAATKAAQAALDAAGKDHQKVSVAVVDRDGNTLVTLRGDGAGPQSPESAERKAYTAVSWNAPTSVLAGRLAQTPNLKDIPGTLFLAGGAPVQAKGAPVAGVGVAGAPSGDLDEKFAQAGVAALAK